A single Triticum dicoccoides isolate Atlit2015 ecotype Zavitan chromosome 2A, WEW_v2.0, whole genome shotgun sequence DNA region contains:
- the LOC119356713 gene encoding mediator of RNA polymerase II transcription subunit 13-like isoform X2, translating into MWTNIFKIGELQTVSWFQFLPVEPEYNATSDRSSKAEQKDALNSTVLSAYLRLQSEGLLSTWTNSFVGPWDPSQGEHNPDEKIKLWLFLSGRHSSVPEMTQPAVAKLRVVSSDLWVAPGNSEEVAAALCQALRNSLERALRGLSYARFGDVFTKYNPPTRNQNSFRRAQPTVEFVFAATEEAIFVHVIISARYMRNLSSDDIEKVLTHTPRSVGEGLPVIVAPSGMLGRLVGCCPSDLARQVYSSKLSAPNLPGFTQPTICQLRGQSYYVEVALGFPPASTDKISESENNQIKKEFDSVKDLHLGDDGQQKLESADGLPVLERTFIYPPEAVMVPMVHQAFVRFSSKRMWSQDWMGSSSWEAWPFWNFSLSSYFRNSSFFGSSRGPGVNSNFLRLRRQRNNNSNGMTSSISSVSSTSNGSEHAVAAKGGDLLADADSTACHQSDLPLNNDIAGSKMVSKRSRSEITEDSSHAGKEVSENMQGTNGQGGCSWGWGEEGVVMDINILLLEFGDFSDFFQEDELDFGEPPGTAESHALVSPASEFGDMPFIDSPSVAMDIPEQRLSPVGFTSMEAFNHQTMSPIQDVASKVQEPLKEIASPAGSQSLVLSSSRSDFLTRAEATLTFAPEYAAVEISSCETPATLFTNPYLPGSKKRGSCGFSSRVYSYDVTQSSKVESAGDKSEKSDKLTPANLSRDVGRSSLYTLVQGRKNESEKSLNSADEQSCKGETSRPVSGETSFSSSLTIQKKSDSMLNVGYFLLSMKTALATEIECITFQAAMCRIRHTLVSLRTKASAELKSALSSAMQTESSSNSGLVPKYEMKRKESIPARLSSDVDHDMYDRSQLENVGVWRSVVVPKGAKPLDSLSTKTFTGISPSVQRQPIVKLLSAMALLVQQSTSFVDIALDMDDGDGSFFWLSLDEQRRRGFSCDPSMVHAGCGGLLGTCHSKDCAGVDLVDPLSAEVSESSMIGLLQSDIKSALKTAFANMDGPLSVIDWCRGRSNIAESAAMGDAYSFHYTTGDIRDTSNSIPIGGDAMSPPKSSNDRGTSEEHHKGYHRVRPTIAVLPSPSLLVGYQDDWLKTSANCLKLWEKAPLEPYASAKPVTYYALCPDIDMLTSAATDFFMQLGTIYEVCKLGTHSPQHSGGQIEQSPGKYLPSGLVLVECPDQLKTRGSHSVSISSVTEYFQALSKSWSVKSFVSSLARIIKDIKLTLNISTNQKESSNIPCTVVYVVCPFPEPSAVLQTLVESSVAIGSILSSERERKSFLYTQVAKALDSSASADEASASNVVMLSGFSIPKLVLQIVTVETLLRLHKPNELAAFKDIAFTVYNKARRIPRFVSTSDMFQSPTYMSRPQSTMMHTASPGPTLWKECLVPRMSGQTLSRETEFDASMRSVSWDNSWQPGRAVGLPDPSKIPELCAQDDRKYAFEPLFILAEPGTADYSDIMESSRFGADASSSRAYSSISGGTDSGASPPLEGSENDSGTSLHCCYGWTEDWRWLVCIWTDSRGELLDSLIFPFGGISSRQDTKVLQSLFIQILQQGCQIMSSSPEASNTRSRDVIITRIGGFLELEIQEWQKAIYSFGGNEVKKWPVQLRRSIPDGIPPNSNGPTLQQQDMGLIQDRNMPSSPSTLYSPHSKSSFTKGQSGNKKQILVEQSGMDSSRGSLHLVRSISLVAVSQDSSLHLACQADLIATRPTSGEGNQSSTGSSSYLDGFAPVKSIGSMSASYLLVPSPSMRYLSPATLQLPTCLTSESPPLAHLLHSKGTATPLAMGYVVSKAVPPVRKNAAQLTKEDRHSVLSVSIVDYYGGSTPTVQEKMSRGVGGSTMSKQARNITHETSARDYEMDMHNVLEAVAAELHALSWMTVSPVYTERRSALPFHCDMVLRLRRLLHYADRHLSQLTEKGEM; encoded by the exons ATGTGGACCAACATTTTCAAAATT GGGGAGCTTCAGACTGTATCATGGTTTCAGTTTCTTCCCGTTGAACCAGAGTACAATGCTACTTCTGATAGAAG TTCAAAAGCCGAGCAGAAAGATGCTCTTAATAGCACTGTGCTGTCAGCGTATCTTCGCTTACAGAGTGAAGGTCTCCTAAGTACTTGGACAAATTCCTTTGTTGGCCCTTGGGATCCTTCTCAAGGAGAGCATAACCCTG ATGAGAAGATCAAGCTCTGGTTGTTTCTTTCTGGCCGCCACTCATCAGTACCTGAAATGACCCAGCCCGCTGTAGCTAAATTAAGAG TTGTTTCAAGTGATTTATGGGTGGCTCCAGGCAACTCGGAAGAGGTTGCAGCTGCACTATGTCAGGCATTAAGAAATTCTTTGGAGAG AGCACTAAGAGGGCTTTCCTATGCAAGATTTGGTGATGTATTTACAAAATACAACCCCCCTAcaagaaatcaaaacagctttag GAGAGCACAACCTACAGTGGAATTTGTCTTTGCGGCCACTGAGGAAGCAATCTTTGTGCATGTTATTATATCTGCAAG ATATATGCGAAACCTTTCTAGTGATGATATAGAGAAAGTTCTCACACACACACCCCGTTCTGTTGGTGAAGGTCTTCCAG TTATTGTTGCTCCTAGCGGAATGCTGGGTAGGCTTGTCGGCTGTTGCCCAAGTGACCTCGCAAGACAAGTATATTCAAG CAAATTATCGGCACCTAATCTACCAGGTTTTACTCAACCCACCATCTGCCAGCTGAGAGGTCAAAGTTACTATGTTGAAGTTGCCCTTGGCTTTCCACCTGCCTCAACTGACAAAATTTCTGAATCGGAAAATAATCAGATTAAGAAAGAATTTGATTCAGTGAAGGACCTTCATTTAGGTGATGATGGGCAGCAAAAGTTAGAATCTGCTGATGGCCTTCCGGTTCTTGAAAGGACATTTATTTACCCACCTGAGGCTGTTATGGTACCTATGGTCCATCAGGCATTTGTTCGCTTTTCCAGTAAAAG GATGTGGTCACAGGACTGGATGGGTAGTTCATCATGGGAGGCTTGGCCATTTTGGAATTTCTCTCTGTCTTCTTACTTCCGGAACAG CTCTTTCTTTGGATCTTCACGCGGACCTGGTGTGAACTCTAATTTTCTAAGACTAAGAAGACAAAGGAATAACAACTCCAACGGCATGACTAGTAGTATCAGTAGTGTCAGTAGCACTTCTAATGGAAGTGAGCATGCAGTTGCTGCTAAAGGTGGTGATCTTTTGGCAGATGCTGACTCTACAGCATGCCATCAGTCTGATCTGCCATTGAACAATGACATTGCTGGTAGCAAGATG GTATCCAAGCGCTCTCGTTCTGAAATAACAGAAGATTCTTCTCATGCTGGCAAAGAAGTTAGCGAAAACATGCAAGGCACAAATGGTCAGGGGGGATGTTCTTGGGGCTGGGGTGAAGAGGGGGTTGTGATGGACATCAATATACTTCTCTTGGAGTTTGGAGATTTTAGTGACTTCTTTCAAGAGGATGAGTTAGATTTTGGTGAG CCTCCAGGTACTGCTGAATCACATGCTTTAGTAAGCCCTGCTTCGGAATTTGGAGACATGCCATTCATAGATAGTCCATCCGTAGCTATGGATATACCTGAACAAAGACTTTCTCCTGTTGGTTTCACATCTATGGAGGCATTTAACCACCAGACGATGTCACCTATTCAGGATGTTGCTTCTAAAGTTCAGGAGCCTCTCAAAGAAATTGCATCACCTGCAGGGTCCCAGTCCTTAGTATTATCATCTAGTAGATCTGATTTTCTCACCAGAGCTGAAGCTACACTCACATTTGCACCAGAATATGCAGCTGTTGAAATTTCCAGTTGCGAGACGCCGGCAACACTGTTTACAAATCCCTACTTGCCCGGATCGAAAAAAAGAGGGAGTTGCGGTTTTAGCTCAAGAGTTTATTCGTATGATGTCACACAAAGTTCTAAAGTTGAGTCTGCAGGAGACAAGTCTGAGAAGTCTGATAAACTAACACCAGCTAATCTTTCACGTGATGTTGGTCGATCAAGCTTATACACACTTGTGCAAGGTAGGAAAAATGAGAGTGAAAAGAGCTTAAACAGTGCAGACGAACAATCATGCAAGGGAGAAACATCAAGACCTGTTTCTGGTGAAACTTCATTTAGCTCTTCTCTGACTATACAAAAGAAGAGTGATAGCATGCTTAATGTTGGGTATTTCCTCCTATCTATGAAGACCGCACTTGCAACTGAAATTGAATGCATCACATTTCAGGCTGCCATGTGCAGAATAAGGCATACACTAGTGTCTCTGCGAACCAAAGCATCTGCTGAGTTAAAAAGTGCCTTGTCCAGTGCTATGCAGACAGAGAGCAGTAGTAACTCGGGTCTTGTTCCCAAATATGAGATGAAAAGGAAAGAAAGTATACCAGCTAGGCTGTCTAGTGATGTTGACCATGACATGTATGATAGGTCCCAATTAGAAAACGTGGGAGTTTGGAGGTCTGTTGTGGTACCTAAAGGGGCAAAGCCCCTTGATTCTTTGTCCACTAAAACATTTACTGGCATAAGCCCATCTGTACAAAGGCAACCTATTGTGAAACTTCTCAGTGCCATGGCTCTGCTAGTTCAGCAATCTACTTCATTTGTTGATATCGCACTTGATATGGATGATGGAGATGGTTCTTTTTTCTGGCTTTCCTTGGATGAGCAGAGGAGACGTGGATTTTCTTGTGATCCTTCTATGGTTCATGCTGGCTGTGGTGGACTATTAGGAACATGTCATTCCAAGGACTGCGCTGGTGTTGATTTAGTTGATCCACTTTCCGCAGAG GTTTCAGAATCATCCATGATTGGCTTGTTGCAATCGGATATAAAATCAGCTCTTAAAACTGCGTTTGCAAACATGGATGGTCCATTATCAGTAATTGATTGGTGCAGGGGTCGAAGTAATATAGCAGAATCTGCTGCGATGGGAGATGCATACTCTTTCCATTATACTACTGGTGATATTCGAGATACTTCAAATTCTATACCCATTGGTGGAGATGCAATGAGCCCACCCAAATCTAGCAATGATCGAG GCACTTCAGAAGAGCATCATAAGGGATATCACCGTGTCAGACCAACCATCGCTGTCCTCCCTTCGCCATCTCTTCTTGTTGG TTACCAGGATGATTGGTTAAAGACCTCTGCTAATTGCCTCAAATTGTGGGAGAAGGCTCCTTTGGAACCTTATGCTTCGGCCAAGCCT GTTACTTACTACGCGCTGTGCCCCGATATTGATATGCTTACTTCTGCAGCCACTGATTTCTTCATGCAGCTTGGAACAA TTTATGAAGTTTGCAAACTGGGTACTCATTCGCCACAACACAGTGGGGGGCAAATAGAGCAATCTCCTGGAAAATATCTGCCTTCAGGACTTGTTCTCGTTGAGTGTCCTGATCAATTGAAGACTAGGGGCAGCCACTCAGTTTCTATCAGTTCAGTAACTGAATACTTTCAAGCTCTTTCAAAAAGTTGGAGTGTGAAAAGCTTTGTATCATCTCTGGCAAGGATAATTAAGGATATAAAGCTTACCTTAAACATTTCAACAAATCAGAAAGAGAGCAGTAACATACCTTGCACT GTAGTTTATGTGGTCTGCCCATTTCCTGAACCATCTGCAGTCCTACAGACACTGGTAGAAAGTTCTGTTGCCATTGGGTCTATCTTATCGTCAGAGAGAGAAAGGAAATCATTCCTGTATACTCAGGTTGCCAAAGCTCTAGACAGCAGTGCTTCTGCCGATGAAGCATCAGCATCCAATGTTGTAATGCTCTCTGGGTTCAGTATACCGAAGCTTGTCTTGCAGATTGTTACTGTTGAAACTTTATTGAGACTCCATAAACCAAATGAGCTTGCTGCTTTCAAGGACATAGCTTTCACTGTGTATAACAAGGCTCGACGGATCCCACGGTTTGTTTCCACGAGTGACATGTTCCAGTCACCTACTTATATGAGTAGGCCTCAGTCGACGATGATGCACACTGCATCTCCTGGTCCCACCCTTTGGAAAGAGTGTCTAGTTCCTCGGATGTCTGGACAAACTCTCTCTAGAGAAACAGAGTTTGATGCATCCATGAGGTCAGTATCATGGGACAACTCATGGCAACCTGGCCGTGCTGTAGGATTGCCTGATCCAAGCAAAATCCCAGAATTATGTGCTCAGGATGACAGGAAGTATGCCTTTGAGCCGCTTTTCATTCTGGCAGAGCCTGGGACTGCTGACTACAGTGATATAATGGAATCTTcaagatttggagctgatgcaagtAGCAGCAGGGCTTACAGCTCAATTTCAGGTGGCACTGATAGTGGAGCAAGCCCGCCACTTGAAGGGTCTGAGAATGACAGCGGTACAAGTCTTCATTGCTGTTATGGCTGGACCGAGGACTGGCGATGGTTAGTATGCATCTGGACAGATTCTAGAGGAGAGTTATTAGACAGCTTAATATTTCCTTTTGGTGGTATTAGTAGCCGCCAAGACACTAAAGTTCTCCAGAGCCTATTCATTCAAATTCTGCAGCAGGGTTGTCAAATAATGTCGTCTTCACCAGAAGCTAGCAATACGAGATCAAGAGATGTAATAATAACCCGTATTGGAGGTTTCCTTGAACTTGAAATCCAGG AATGGCAAAAGGCAATATACTCTTTTGGTGGTAACGAGGTAAAGAAGTGGCCTGTGCAGCTACGACGATCTATACCTGATGGTATTCCGCCAAATTCTAATGGACCAACACTCCAGCAACAAGATATGGGCTTAATCCAGGACAGAAACATGCCTTCCTCACCTAGTACGTTATACAGCCCTCATTCAAAATCTAGCTTCACAAAAGGTCAGTCAGGCAACAAAAAGCAGATCCTAGTGGAACAAAGTGGAATGGACAGTTCAAGGGGTTCATTGCACTTGGTTCGTAGCATCAGTTTAGTTGCAGTTTCGCAAGATAGCTCATTGCATCTGGCATGCCAAGCGGATCTGATTGCGACCAGACCTACTTCTG GTGAAGGGAATCAAAGCAGCACTGGGTCTTCTAGTTACTTAGATGGGTTTGCCCCAGTCAAGTCCATCGGGTCAATGTCTGCATCGTATCTTCTGGTTCCGTCACCAAGTATGCGGTATCTTTCCCCTGCGACATTACAGCTTCCAACATGCCTTACATCGGAATCCCCACCACTTGCCCACCTATTGCACAGCAAAGGGACAGCAACTCCCTTGGCAATGGGTTATGTTGTCTCCAAAGCTGTCCCACCAGTAAGAAAGAATGCCGCCCAACTCACCAAGGAGGACAGGCACTCTGTTCTCTCTGTTAGCATCGTCGATTACTACGGAGGCAGCACCCCCACTGTCCAAGAGAAGATGAGCAGAGGGGTTGGCGGCAGCACCATGAGCAAGCAGGCAAGGAACATCACCCATGAAACATCAGCCCGTGATTACGAAATGGACATGCACAATGTGTTGGAAGCGGTGGCTGCTGAGCTCCACGCCCTTTCGTGGATGACAGTAAGCCCTGTCTACACGGAAAGGCGCAGTGCTCTTCCCTTCCACTGTGATATGGTTCTGAGGTTGAGGAGACTTCTCCACTACGCGGATCGACATCTCTCTCAGCTAACAGAGAAGGGAGAGATGTAG